A genomic region of Mesobacillus jeotgali contains the following coding sequences:
- a CDS encoding DUF6254 family protein, which translates to MSESKREKERNWTVRKQDQHPHGKVKSFKELAGKENK; encoded by the coding sequence ATGTCAGAATCAAAGCGCGAGAAGGAGCGTAATTGGACTGTACGAAAGCAGGATCAACACCCGCATGGAAAGGTAAAATCCTTTAAGGAACTTGCTGGGAAAGAAAATAAGTAA
- a CDS encoding aspartyl-phosphate phosphatase Spo0E family protein yields the protein METVCPEKLMEEIEHKRKEMILAAEETGFQSVQTISASQELDKLLNIIQEELHIFSK from the coding sequence ATGGAAACTGTGTGCCCTGAGAAATTAATGGAAGAAATCGAACACAAACGTAAAGAGATGATTTTAGCCGCAGAGGAAACAGGGTTTCAAAGCGTTCAGACCATATCAGCAAGCCAGGAACTTGATAAGCTTTTAAATATCATTCAGGAAGAACTACATATATTTTCAAAATGA
- a CDS encoding YkvS family protein: MKKADVGNVIEFKEGLQGVVEKVNENSVIVDLTYMNNFRDLELDQRTVINHKNYKIVKETAY; the protein is encoded by the coding sequence TTGAAGAAAGCCGATGTTGGAAATGTAATCGAATTCAAAGAAGGATTGCAAGGTGTTGTGGAAAAGGTCAATGAAAACTCGGTTATTGTTGATTTAACATATATGAACAATTTCCGGGATCTAGAGCTCGACCAACGCACCGTCATCAATCATAAAAACTATAAAATTGTAAAAGAAACTGCCTATTAA